One segment of Bradyrhizobium sp. CB2312 DNA contains the following:
- a CDS encoding MarR family transcriptional regulator, giving the protein MPPSTRSRQKAASADIGPTLDLDRYVPALITFIANKLSNSATAFYQRQFGVNVTEWRIMSLLAIEPGIPASRICHVIGFDKGPVSRTLAGLEKRGLVSIRTDPNDGRTHSISLTAKGRATHDKVIVAALERERRLLSCLDKDEREVLIGLVRRLHENLGAVTGSAET; this is encoded by the coding sequence ATGCCGCCTTCGACCAGATCCCGCCAAAAGGCTGCGTCCGCTGATATCGGGCCGACGCTCGATCTCGATCGCTACGTCCCCGCTCTCATCACCTTCATCGCCAACAAGCTGTCGAACAGCGCGACCGCGTTCTACCAGCGGCAGTTCGGCGTCAACGTCACGGAATGGCGGATCATGTCGCTGCTGGCGATCGAGCCCGGCATTCCGGCTTCGCGCATCTGCCACGTCATCGGATTTGACAAGGGTCCAGTGAGCCGGACGCTGGCGGGCCTCGAGAAGCGCGGGCTGGTGTCGATCCGTACCGACCCCAACGACGGCCGGACCCATTCGATTTCGCTGACCGCAAAAGGCCGCGCCACCCATGACAAGGTGATCGTCGCGGCGCTGGAGCGCGAACGGCGCCTGCTGTCCTGCCTCGACAAGGACGAGCGCGAAGTGCTGATCGGCCTGGTCCGCCGCCTGCACGAGAATCTCGGCGCGGTGACCGGCAGCGCCGAGACCTGA
- a CDS encoding feruloyl-CoA synthase produces MTSATRGDASSLFATPKTVAEHRADGSIVLRSPEPLRESARCIGDWLEHFARQTPDTVFLAERDSADTPWAIVTYAGALRRVRAAASWILAQGLSAERPVVILSDNSIDHALLALAAQHVGVPSAAISPAYSLMSRDFDKLKSMIALLEPGAIYVSATKPFAAALAAIKPLHSAQIISGNAGDADALAFRAVAATPETPDVAQAFAAVTPDTIAKFLFTSGSTGTPKAVINTQRMLTSSQQAKAQTWTFLEQSRGDLVILDWLPWSHTFGANHNFNLVLRNGGSLYIDGGKPAPGLFGTSLANLKSVMPTVYFNVPRGFDMLIAALRGDEELRRRFFSEVKFAFYAGAALPQNLWDALEQLSMETVGRALPMVSAWGSTETSPLATDCHFLAERSGNIGVPIPGTELKLVASGDKLEVRVRGPNVTPGYWKAPGLTKQAFDDEGFYLIGDAVKLADSARPERGLFFDGRVAEDFKLNSGTWVSVGTLRVAGIAALAPLAQDIVVTGHGGDEVRFLVFPNVAACRAHAGLPETAGVNEVLGHEKVRAAIAQGLAKLKQQGPNSSGHATRALLLAEPASVDGGEITDKGYINQRAVLTRRADAVTRLNDDASSDWVRLWRSTQ; encoded by the coding sequence TCGCCGAGCGTGACAGCGCTGATACGCCTTGGGCCATCGTGACTTACGCGGGTGCTCTGCGGCGGGTACGGGCGGCCGCGTCCTGGATCCTGGCGCAAGGGCTCAGCGCGGAGCGCCCCGTTGTCATTCTCTCTGACAACAGCATCGACCACGCGCTGCTCGCGCTCGCGGCCCAGCATGTCGGTGTGCCCTCAGCCGCGATCTCGCCGGCCTATTCGCTGATGTCTAGGGATTTCGACAAGCTCAAAAGCATGATCGCACTGCTCGAGCCCGGCGCGATCTATGTTTCCGCCACCAAGCCGTTTGCTGCGGCGCTCGCTGCAATCAAGCCGCTGCACAGCGCGCAGATCATCAGCGGCAACGCTGGCGACGCTGATGCGCTCGCCTTCCGCGCTGTTGCGGCGACGCCGGAGACGCCCGATGTCGCACAAGCCTTTGCCGCGGTGACGCCCGATACGATAGCAAAATTCCTGTTCACTTCGGGTTCGACCGGCACGCCGAAAGCCGTCATCAACACCCAGCGGATGCTGACCTCGAGCCAGCAGGCCAAGGCGCAGACCTGGACCTTCCTCGAGCAGAGCCGTGGCGACCTCGTCATCCTCGACTGGCTGCCCTGGAGTCACACCTTCGGCGCCAACCACAATTTCAACCTCGTGCTGCGCAACGGCGGCTCGCTCTATATCGACGGCGGCAAGCCTGCGCCCGGTCTCTTTGGGACCTCGCTTGCTAATCTGAAGAGCGTGATGCCGACGGTCTATTTCAACGTGCCGCGCGGCTTCGACATGCTGATCGCGGCGCTGCGCGGCGACGAGGAGTTGCGCCGCCGCTTCTTCAGCGAGGTGAAGTTCGCCTTCTATGCCGGCGCCGCGCTGCCGCAGAATCTCTGGGACGCGCTCGAGCAGCTTTCGATGGAGACCGTCGGCCGTGCGCTGCCGATGGTCTCGGCCTGGGGCTCGACGGAAACGTCACCGCTCGCCACCGACTGCCATTTCCTCGCCGAGCGCTCCGGCAATATCGGTGTGCCCATCCCCGGCACTGAGCTGAAGCTCGTCGCGTCGGGCGACAAGCTTGAGGTGCGCGTGCGCGGTCCCAACGTCACGCCGGGCTATTGGAAGGCCCCCGGGCTGACAAAGCAGGCCTTTGACGACGAGGGCTTTTACCTCATCGGCGATGCCGTGAAGCTTGCCGATAGCGCGCGGCCGGAGCGTGGCCTGTTCTTCGACGGCCGCGTCGCGGAGGACTTCAAGCTCAATTCCGGCACCTGGGTCAGCGTCGGCACGCTGCGCGTCGCCGGCATCGCCGCGCTGGCGCCGCTCGCGCAGGACATCGTCGTGACCGGCCATGGCGGCGACGAGGTGCGCTTCCTGGTGTTTCCGAATGTCGCGGCGTGCCGCGCGCATGCGGGTTTGCCCGAGACGGCAGGCGTGAACGAGGTGCTCGGACACGAGAAGGTGAGGGCCGCGATTGCGCAGGGCCTCGCAAAGCTGAAGCAGCAAGGCCCAAATTCCTCCGGTCACGCCACGCGCGCGTTGCTGCTTGCCGAGCCGGCTTCGGTCGATGGCGGTGAGATCACCGACAAGGGCTACATCAACCAGCGCGCCGTGCTCACGCGGCGCGCCGATGCAGTGACGCGGTTGAACGATGATGCGTCGAGTGACTGGGTGAGGCTGTGGCGGTCGACGCAATAG